In Kocuria turfanensis, a single genomic region encodes these proteins:
- a CDS encoding dihydrofolate reductase family protein gives MGQLIITEFTTLDGVVDSPGGGPHPHAGWTFQQVEFDETAYEIKDREQQEAAAMLMGRVSYEEFAPVWPSMEEFAEYNAMPKYVVSSTLENPAWHNTSVLRSLDEVARLKETVDGTILVHGSATLAKGLAAADLVDRYHLLIFPVLLGAGRRLFDDTADTLRKLDLVEHQAYANGVVKAVYDVAR, from the coding sequence ATGGGCCAGCTGATCATCACCGAGTTCACCACGCTCGACGGCGTCGTCGACTCCCCCGGCGGTGGCCCGCATCCGCACGCCGGCTGGACCTTCCAGCAGGTGGAGTTCGACGAGACCGCCTACGAGATCAAGGACCGGGAGCAGCAGGAGGCGGCCGCGATGCTGATGGGCCGGGTCAGCTACGAGGAGTTCGCCCCGGTCTGGCCCTCGATGGAGGAGTTCGCCGAGTACAACGCCATGCCGAAGTACGTGGTCTCCTCCACCCTCGAGAACCCGGCGTGGCACAACACCTCGGTGCTGCGCTCCCTCGACGAGGTCGCCCGGCTGAAGGAGACCGTCGACGGCACCATCCTGGTGCACGGCAGCGCGACGCTGGCCAAGGGCCTGGCCGCCGCCGACCTCGTGGACCGGTACCACCTGCTGATCTTCCCCGTGCTGCTCGGCGCGGGACGGCGTCTCTTCGACGACACGGCCGACACGCTGCGCAAGCTGGACCTGGTCGAGCACCAGGCCTACGCGAACGGCGTCGTCAAGGCCGTCTACGACGTCGCGCGCTGA
- a CDS encoding copper chaperone PCu(A)C, translating into MLFHHSTRTPRRTAVLALGALTLTGCGAAADTAPAAGPASPAPVSSAPASSVAAPLRVEQAWVKARTTPGMTGAFATLVNDTDVPVTLVGVATDGASGSTELHETALDPETGSTVMRRMAEPVTIAPGASYVLEPGGNHIMLLDLQCGLYAGDALDLTLQFDGGAGQTVAAPIKDYAGAQEEYVPGYDQDHDEHGEPGHDEPGHTASAAVSALPSCHE; encoded by the coding sequence ATGCTCTTCCATCACTCCACCCGCACTCCGCGCCGCACCGCCGTCCTGGCCCTCGGCGCACTCACCCTGACCGGTTGCGGCGCCGCCGCGGACACCGCCCCCGCAGCCGGCCCCGCTTCCCCGGCGCCCGTCTCCTCCGCGCCGGCCTCCTCGGTCGCCGCGCCCCTGCGCGTCGAGCAGGCCTGGGTCAAGGCCCGCACCACGCCGGGGATGACCGGCGCCTTCGCCACCCTCGTCAACGACACCGACGTCCCGGTGACCCTCGTCGGGGTCGCCACCGACGGCGCGAGCGGATCCACGGAGCTGCACGAGACCGCGCTGGACCCGGAGACCGGATCCACGGTCATGCGGCGGATGGCCGAGCCCGTCACGATCGCCCCGGGTGCGTCCTACGTGCTCGAACCCGGTGGGAACCACATCATGCTGCTCGACCTGCAGTGCGGTCTCTACGCCGGTGACGCCCTGGACCTCACCCTCCAGTTCGACGGCGGGGCCGGGCAGACCGTCGCCGCCCCGATCAAGGACTACGCCGGCGCCCAGGAGGAGTACGTTCCGGGATACGACCAGGACCACGACGAGCACGGCGAACCGGGGCACGACGAGCCGGGTCACACGGCGTCCGCCGCCGTCTCGGCGCTGCCCAGCTGCCATGAGTGA
- a CDS encoding rhodanese-like domain-containing protein, with the protein MAQHEDLVVIDVRSAAEFESLHIRGSYNVPLPLLSEHTAELAARLGERVVLVCQSGVRAEQARQRLSTAGVDTAYVLTGGAPGFAAAGGDVVRGAQRWDLERQVRMAAGSLVLTGLVGGRFISPKVRTLAGIVGTGLAFSAASNTCAMGKALAAMPWNRTADEPTATSAINQIPAAGA; encoded by the coding sequence ATGGCCCAGCACGAGGACCTGGTCGTCATCGACGTCCGCTCCGCGGCCGAGTTCGAGTCCCTGCACATCCGCGGTTCCTACAACGTGCCCCTGCCCCTGCTGTCCGAGCACACCGCCGAACTGGCCGCGCGCCTCGGTGAGCGCGTCGTGCTGGTGTGCCAGTCGGGGGTCCGTGCCGAGCAGGCCCGTCAGCGGCTGTCCACCGCCGGGGTCGACACCGCCTACGTGCTCACCGGCGGAGCCCCCGGCTTCGCCGCCGCGGGAGGCGACGTCGTGCGCGGCGCCCAGCGCTGGGACCTGGAGCGCCAGGTGCGCATGGCCGCCGGCTCCCTCGTGCTCACCGGGCTGGTCGGAGGCCGGTTCATCTCGCCCAAGGTGCGCACCCTGGCCGGGATCGTCGGCACCGGCCTGGCCTTCTCGGCGGCCTCCAACACCTGTGCGATGGGCAAGGCGCTCGCGGCCATGCCGTGGAACAGGACTGCCGACGAGCCCACTGCCACCTCTGCCATCAACCAGATCCCCGCTGCCGGCGCCTGA
- a CDS encoding IS110 family RNA-guided transposase, whose protein sequence is MSEQPSPAVFVGLDVGKSDHHAVAVTSTGRAVYDKALPNDEARLRAILEALIVEHGPVLMVVDQPATIGALPVAVAQAMESVTVAYLPGLAMRRIADLHPGAAKTDARDALIIAEAARTMPHTLRNIRVDEAQIAELGVLAGFDDDLAAQITATSNRLRGMLTQIHPALERVLGPRVTHPAVADLLTRYPTPAKLQTAGRGHVRARLKKHAPRLAEPLTEEVFDALGQQSVVVAGTEAAATVIPILAGQLAGLIHQRATVATQVEALVEAHPLSAVLTSMPGIGVRTAARILTEVVGKDFRDAGHLASYAGIAPVTRRSGTSIRGEHAAKGGNKRLKRALFLSAFASLNHPPSRAYYDRKRAQGKRHNQAIIALARRRIDVLYAMLRDGTLYQDPTEPQSPSPVALAA, encoded by the coding sequence ATGTCAGAGCAACCATCCCCGGCGGTGTTCGTCGGCCTCGACGTCGGCAAGTCCGACCATCACGCCGTGGCCGTCACGAGCACGGGGAGGGCGGTCTATGACAAAGCTCTGCCCAACGACGAGGCTCGGCTGCGGGCGATTCTTGAGGCCCTGATCGTCGAGCACGGGCCGGTGCTGATGGTCGTTGATCAGCCGGCCACCATCGGGGCGCTGCCGGTGGCGGTGGCCCAGGCGATGGAGTCTGTCACCGTGGCATACCTGCCGGGACTGGCCATGCGCCGGATCGCGGACCTGCACCCGGGTGCGGCGAAGACGGACGCCCGCGACGCGTTGATCATCGCCGAGGCCGCCCGGACCATGCCGCACACCCTGCGGAACATCCGGGTGGACGAGGCTCAGATCGCCGAGCTGGGTGTGCTGGCCGGCTTCGACGACGACCTCGCCGCCCAGATCACCGCCACCTCGAACCGTCTGCGGGGGATGCTCACCCAGATCCACCCCGCCCTGGAACGGGTCCTCGGGCCGCGGGTGACCCACCCGGCGGTGGCCGACCTGCTCACCCGCTACCCGACCCCGGCGAAGCTGCAGACGGCCGGACGGGGTCATGTGAGGGCGAGGCTGAAGAAGCACGCCCCGCGGCTGGCCGAGCCGTTGACCGAGGAGGTCTTCGACGCCCTGGGCCAGCAGAGCGTGGTCGTGGCCGGTACCGAGGCCGCCGCCACCGTCATCCCGATCCTGGCCGGGCAGCTGGCCGGCCTGATCCATCAGCGCGCCACGGTGGCTACCCAGGTCGAGGCCCTCGTGGAGGCCCACCCTCTTTCCGCGGTCCTGACCTCGATGCCCGGCATCGGCGTCAGGACCGCCGCGAGGATCCTCACCGAAGTCGTCGGCAAGGACTTCCGAGACGCCGGGCACTTGGCCTCCTACGCCGGAATCGCCCCGGTTACCCGAAGGTCGGGAACCTCGATCCGCGGCGAGCACGCCGCCAAGGGCGGGAACAAGAGACTCAAACGGGCGCTGTTCCTCTCCGCCTTCGCCTCACTCAACCACCCGCCCTCCCGGGCGTACTACGACCGCAAGCGCGCCCAGGGCAAACGCCATAACCAGGCGATCATCGCCCTGGCCCGCCGACGGATCGACGTCCTGTACGCGATGCTGCGCGACGGGACCCTCTACCAAGACCCCACCGAGCCTCAGAGCCCGTCACCGGTGGCCCTGGCCGCTTGA
- a CDS encoding DUF302 domain-containing protein, which translates to MAYTHTVTVPLPYEQAVERTRAALADQGFGVLTEIDVRATFTTKLGPEAAEAVGDYVILGACNPGLASRALAAEPQLGALLPCNVVVRRAPGEDRTTVEAIDPQTMVQLSGSPQVREVADDADARLRAALSTLGGAGAAGAGAAGE; encoded by the coding sequence ATGGCCTACACCCACACCGTCACCGTCCCCCTGCCCTACGAGCAGGCCGTGGAGCGGACACGCGCCGCTCTGGCCGATCAGGGCTTCGGCGTCCTGACCGAGATCGACGTCAGGGCGACCTTCACCACGAAGCTGGGCCCCGAGGCCGCCGAGGCCGTCGGCGACTACGTCATCCTGGGAGCCTGCAACCCCGGCCTGGCCAGCAGGGCGCTGGCCGCCGAGCCGCAGCTCGGCGCCCTGCTGCCCTGCAACGTCGTGGTCCGCCGCGCTCCGGGAGAGGACCGGACCACCGTCGAGGCCATCGACCCGCAGACCATGGTGCAGCTCAGCGGCAGCCCCCAGGTGCGGGAGGTCGCCGACGACGCCGACGCACGGCTCCGTGCAGCCCTGTCCACCCTCGGTGGGGCCGGGGCCGCAGGAGCCGGCGCCGCGGGCGAGTGA
- the mptB gene encoding polyprenol phosphomannose-dependent alpha 1,6 mannosyltransferase MptB, translated as MTAGGSHRGAPGNRHEQAEEPAAAQPRPEPVTPRPPRAHVAVLQGFVGSVLMFVGSIGTGWIASGSPMVRHPLVIALRVEGWGVYCSTVLLTVGAMLLVRSWLRLGQRLQDWPAGAQRPVLLAVCAWSLPLLFAVPIYSRDVYAYIGQGRLMLADQNPYTTGISTLENWFMLGADPAWAEARTPYGPHFLWAARAIVALTGAQPDLSVLLFRLLACAGVLLCVVYVPKLAQLHGVDPARALWIAVANPLFLISFVASAHNDALMLGLAVAGTYAAATGRPIAGVLLVTASIAVKPITILLLPFIGLLWAGPKASWGRRFGLWAATAALSCGVLLLSGLPYQLGTGWVWALVDPTPGFTGYSPSGFLSQRVDHLADAVGLPGGQLASALRSALQYTAIGLVLLLMFRGDDRQVVRRLGLAFAAVVLLSPIIQPWYILWFLPFLAVTGIKDNWQIRSLYIVITFFVIFGAQDQLSVWPFIELPVDASTIAFVTALAFTAYLILLDPHTRHLLVRGGPVRWLARRRPRR; from the coding sequence ATGACGGCAGGTGGTTCGCATCGGGGGGCACCGGGGAACCGTCACGAGCAGGCCGAGGAGCCCGCGGCAGCACAGCCCCGGCCGGAGCCGGTCACCCCGCGGCCACCGCGAGCGCACGTCGCCGTCCTGCAGGGGTTCGTCGGCTCCGTGCTGATGTTCGTCGGATCGATCGGCACCGGGTGGATCGCGAGCGGTTCTCCGATGGTCCGCCATCCTCTGGTCATCGCACTGCGCGTCGAGGGATGGGGCGTGTACTGCTCCACCGTGCTGCTGACGGTCGGCGCGATGCTGCTGGTGCGCTCCTGGCTCCGTCTCGGGCAGAGGCTGCAGGACTGGCCCGCCGGCGCCCAGCGCCCCGTCCTGCTGGCGGTGTGCGCGTGGTCGCTGCCCCTGCTGTTCGCCGTCCCGATCTACTCCCGGGACGTCTACGCCTACATCGGGCAGGGGCGGCTCATGCTGGCCGACCAGAATCCCTACACCACCGGCATCTCCACCCTCGAGAACTGGTTCATGCTGGGCGCCGATCCGGCCTGGGCCGAGGCCCGCACTCCCTACGGGCCGCACTTCCTGTGGGCGGCGCGGGCGATCGTGGCCCTCACCGGGGCGCAGCCGGACCTGTCGGTGCTGCTCTTCCGCCTCCTGGCCTGCGCCGGTGTCCTGCTGTGCGTGGTCTATGTGCCCAAGCTGGCGCAGCTGCACGGGGTCGACCCGGCCCGGGCCCTGTGGATCGCCGTGGCCAATCCCCTGTTCCTCATCAGCTTCGTGGCCAGCGCGCACAACGACGCGCTGATGCTCGGGCTGGCCGTGGCCGGCACGTACGCCGCGGCCACGGGGCGGCCGATCGCCGGTGTCCTGCTGGTGACCGCGTCGATCGCCGTCAAGCCCATCACCATCCTGCTGCTGCCGTTCATCGGGCTGCTGTGGGCGGGGCCGAAGGCGTCCTGGGGGCGGAGGTTCGGCCTCTGGGCGGCGACGGCGGCCCTGAGCTGCGGGGTGCTGCTGCTGAGCGGCCTCCCCTATCAGCTGGGCACCGGGTGGGTCTGGGCGCTGGTGGATCCCACCCCGGGCTTCACCGGCTACTCACCGTCCGGGTTCCTGAGCCAGCGGGTCGACCACCTCGCGGACGCGGTGGGTCTGCCGGGAGGTCAGCTGGCCTCGGCGCTGCGCAGCGCGCTGCAGTACACCGCCATCGGACTGGTGCTCCTCCTGATGTTCCGCGGCGACGACCGGCAGGTGGTCCGCAGGCTGGGACTGGCCTTCGCGGCCGTGGTGCTGCTCTCACCGATCATCCAGCCCTGGTACATCCTCTGGTTCCTGCCGTTCCTCGCCGTGACCGGCATCAAGGACAACTGGCAGATCCGCTCGCTCTACATCGTGATCACCTTCTTCGTCATCTTCGGCGCCCAGGACCAGCTCTCCGTGTGGCCGTTCATCGAGCTGCCGGTCGACGCGTCGACGATCGCGTTCGTGACGGCGCTGGCGTTCACCGCCTACCTGATCCTCCTGGACCCCCACACCCGGCACCTGCTGGTCCGCGGAGGCCCGGTGCGCTGGCTCGCCCGCCGGCGCCCCCGTCGCTGA
- a CDS encoding peptide chain release factor 3 translates to MAGQQTARTPSTLLDGSAPETVAAEAARRRTFAVISHPDAGKSTLTEALALHARVIEEAGATHGKSSRKATVSDWMQMEQDRGISISSAALQFSYRDTVVNLLDTPGHADFSEDTYRVLAAVDCAVMLVDAAKGLETQTLKLFDVCARRGLPVITVINKWDRPGKDALELMDEVQQRTGRVPVPLTWPVGLSGDFRGTLDPRTRTYTRYRRVAAGAALAEAEVLDPAQAAELEGAAWTEACETADLVAESNGAFEPGAFLAAEATPVLFAAAALNFGVGTLLDVLVDLAPPAGARPDAAGVPRPVDAPFSGFVFKLQAGMDRAHRDHVAFLRVCSGVFRRGTVLTHGATGKPFATKYAHQVFGRDRETVETAFPGDVVGLVNASALRAGDSVYTGTPVTFPPIPHFSPEHFQVARAVDAGRAKQFRRGITQLEHEGVIQVLRSEVRGDQAPVLAAVGPMQFEVVADRMAQEFGAQVRLEALPYTLARRVVAPDPGVLNQVPGVEVLWRSDGEAVAVLTDKWKLGRIPTYAPEASLEPIGGDAEETTPA, encoded by the coding sequence ATGGCCGGACAGCAGACAGCACGCACCCCGTCGACCCTGCTCGACGGGTCCGCCCCGGAGACGGTCGCGGCGGAGGCCGCCCGCCGGCGCACGTTCGCGGTGATCTCCCACCCGGATGCGGGCAAGTCGACGCTGACCGAGGCCCTGGCCCTGCACGCGCGCGTCATCGAGGAGGCCGGGGCGACCCACGGCAAGTCCAGCCGGAAGGCCACGGTCTCGGACTGGATGCAGATGGAGCAGGACCGGGGCATCTCGATCAGCTCGGCCGCCCTGCAGTTCAGCTACCGGGACACCGTGGTCAACCTGCTCGACACCCCCGGCCACGCCGACTTCTCCGAGGACACCTACCGGGTGCTGGCCGCGGTGGACTGCGCGGTGATGCTCGTCGACGCCGCCAAGGGCCTGGAGACCCAGACCCTGAAGCTCTTCGACGTGTGCGCACGGCGGGGCCTGCCGGTGATCACCGTGATCAACAAGTGGGACCGCCCCGGCAAGGACGCCCTGGAGCTCATGGACGAGGTGCAGCAGCGCACCGGCCGGGTGCCGGTGCCGCTGACCTGGCCGGTGGGGCTGTCCGGGGACTTCCGGGGCACCCTGGATCCGCGCACCCGCACCTACACCCGGTACCGGCGGGTGGCCGCCGGCGCCGCCCTGGCCGAGGCGGAGGTGCTCGACCCCGCGCAGGCCGCCGAGCTCGAGGGGGCGGCGTGGACGGAGGCGTGCGAGACGGCCGATCTGGTGGCCGAGAGCAACGGGGCGTTCGAGCCCGGGGCGTTCCTGGCCGCAGAGGCCACCCCGGTGCTGTTCGCCGCCGCGGCCCTGAACTTCGGGGTGGGCACCCTGCTCGACGTCCTGGTCGACCTCGCGCCCCCGGCCGGCGCGCGTCCCGACGCCGCGGGGGTCCCGCGGCCGGTGGACGCGCCGTTCTCCGGGTTCGTGTTCAAGCTCCAGGCCGGGATGGACCGCGCCCACCGGGACCACGTGGCGTTCCTGCGGGTCTGCTCCGGGGTGTTCCGGCGCGGGACGGTGCTCACGCACGGGGCCACCGGCAAACCGTTCGCCACCAAGTACGCCCACCAGGTCTTCGGCCGGGACCGGGAGACCGTCGAGACCGCCTTCCCCGGGGACGTGGTGGGGCTGGTCAACGCCTCGGCGCTGCGGGCCGGGGACAGCGTCTATACCGGCACGCCGGTGACCTTCCCGCCCATTCCGCACTTCTCCCCCGAGCACTTCCAGGTGGCCCGGGCCGTGGACGCCGGGCGGGCCAAGCAGTTCCGCCGTGGGATCACCCAGCTCGAGCACGAGGGCGTCATCCAGGTGCTGCGCTCGGAGGTCCGCGGGGACCAGGCGCCGGTGCTCGCGGCGGTGGGCCCGATGCAGTTCGAGGTCGTGGCCGACCGGATGGCCCAGGAGTTCGGTGCGCAGGTGCGCCTGGAGGCCCTTCCCTACACCCTCGCCCGGCGAGTCGTCGCCCCCGATCCCGGCGTGCTGAACCAGGTGCCGGGCGTCGAGGTGCTGTGGCGCTCCGACGGCGAGGCGGTGGCGGTGCTCACCGACAAGTGGAAGCTCGGCCGCATTCCCACCTACGCCCCCGAGGCGTCCCTCGAACCGATCGGCGGCGACGCCGAGGAGACCACCCCCGCCTGA
- a CDS encoding Dyp-type peroxidase translates to MSELGDRVSRRRLLAAGGAAGVGAVSAVGLESARRAGAFRPDPDADRWAHGRDTVAFHGPRQAGVGTTPQAFASFVGLDLHAGATRDTVRRLLTVLSDDAAALTQGRAPLGDQEPWLAQNPSRLTVTFGFGPRVLALVAGDLRPDWLRPLPRFSVDRLEDRWSGGDLLLQICAEDRLTVSHAQRMLFKDARSTTAVRWIQEGFRHTVGSTASGGSMRNLFGQVDGTVNPAPGTEEFERVVYGRGGCPAWVEDGTALVLRRIAMDLDTWDEVDTPAREDSVGRRLTDGAPLTGSSEHEEPDFAAKGPLGFPVIAGYAHIRRSRTGNPPEQIHRRAYNYDVPGAGVPGAAGDVGLLFASYQADVDRQFVPIQQRLDELDMLNTWTTPVGSAVFAVPPGCTEGGFVGDVLFDA, encoded by the coding sequence ATGAGTGAGCTCGGCGACCGGGTCAGTCGTCGGCGGCTGCTCGCCGCCGGCGGGGCCGCCGGGGTCGGTGCGGTCTCGGCGGTGGGACTGGAGTCCGCCCGCAGGGCCGGCGCGTTCCGGCCCGATCCGGATGCGGATCGGTGGGCCCACGGCCGGGACACGGTGGCCTTCCACGGCCCCCGGCAGGCCGGTGTGGGCACCACGCCACAGGCCTTCGCCTCCTTCGTGGGCCTGGACCTGCACGCCGGGGCCACCCGGGACACGGTGCGCCGGCTCCTCACGGTGCTGTCCGACGACGCGGCGGCGCTGACCCAGGGTCGTGCCCCTCTGGGAGACCAGGAGCCGTGGCTGGCCCAGAACCCCTCCCGGCTCACGGTGACCTTCGGCTTCGGCCCCCGGGTCCTCGCGCTCGTCGCCGGCGACCTCCGGCCCGACTGGCTGAGGCCGTTGCCGCGGTTCTCCGTCGACCGGCTCGAGGACCGGTGGAGCGGAGGCGATCTGCTGCTCCAGATCTGCGCCGAGGACCGGCTGACCGTCTCCCACGCCCAGCGGATGCTGTTCAAGGACGCCCGCTCCACCACGGCCGTGCGGTGGATCCAGGAAGGCTTCCGGCACACGGTCGGCTCCACGGCGTCGGGCGGGTCCATGCGCAACCTCTTCGGGCAGGTCGACGGCACCGTCAACCCGGCACCCGGCACCGAGGAGTTCGAGCGGGTCGTCTACGGACGCGGAGGATGTCCGGCGTGGGTCGAGGACGGCACGGCGCTGGTGCTGCGGCGGATCGCCATGGATCTGGACACCTGGGACGAGGTCGACACCCCCGCCCGGGAGGACTCCGTCGGGCGGCGGTTGACGGACGGGGCGCCTCTGACGGGATCCTCCGAGCACGAGGAGCCCGACTTCGCCGCGAAGGGTCCGCTGGGGTTCCCCGTCATCGCCGGCTACGCTCATATCCGTCGTTCCCGCACCGGGAATCCGCCGGAGCAGATCCACCGGCGCGCCTACAACTACGACGTCCCCGGGGCCGGGGTGCCCGGTGCCGCGGGCGACGTCGGGCTGCTGTTCGCGTCCTACCAGGCCGATGTCGACCGCCAGTTCGTCCCGATCCAGCAGCGGCTCGACGAGCTGGACATGCTGAACACCTGGACGACGCCCGTCGGCTCGGCCGTCTTCGCCGTGCCCCCGGGCTGCACCGAGGGAGGATTCGTCGGCGACGTCCTGTTCGACGCCTGA
- a CDS encoding rhodanese-like domain-containing protein: protein MRRRSAPPPHRPAQEQVLDVREDFEVADGMIPGALHIPMGQLTARLPELDRTRPVIVVCRSGNRSARVADALNGAGYTADTMAGGMLAWQRAGLPIR, encoded by the coding sequence GTGCGCCGCCGCTCGGCTCCGCCTCCCCACCGCCCCGCCCAGGAACAGGTCCTCGACGTCCGCGAGGACTTCGAGGTCGCCGACGGCATGATCCCCGGCGCCCTCCACATCCCCATGGGGCAGCTCACCGCCCGCCTGCCCGAACTCGACCGGACCCGCCCGGTGATCGTCGTCTGCCGCAGCGGCAACCGCAGCGCCCGGGTGGCCGACGCGCTCAACGGCGCCGGCTACACCGCGGACACCATGGCCGGCGGCATGCTCGCCTGGCAGCGCGCCGGGCTGCCCATCCGCTGA
- a CDS encoding helix-turn-helix transcriptional regulator: protein MGEVFRHELTVSDPDVLPVLGERTGLRLGYGSADPEFSYRLSRAGDARGAVSRVHVGGAMSLWGDTATFTVSHVHGRRYDWQTRQETGTAAAGIPVLFRPGHPVLVVAEDVAVTLAHLPVDVVQQTADTVYGTESPVGFTSPVPVSTRLGQYWSELARFSAGVLASAAFDEPVVRADLTRHLAVGLLECFPLRGDRAERYLSMEAQCRRYRIALQYFDDHAADPITVEDAARAARTTTKALVRAFRANHPTGLTPAQYLRRTRMDAAHRELQDADPARGDTVKEIAARWGFAHPGRFAQYYRQVYGTTPRHTLGR, encoded by the coding sequence ATGGGTGAGGTGTTCCGCCACGAACTCACGGTCTCGGACCCGGACGTGCTGCCCGTGCTCGGGGAGCGGACCGGACTGCGCTTGGGCTACGGCTCCGCCGATCCCGAGTTCTCCTACCGGCTCTCGCGCGCCGGTGACGCGCGAGGTGCTGTCTCCCGGGTGCACGTGGGAGGCGCGATGTCGCTGTGGGGCGACACCGCGACCTTCACGGTGTCCCACGTGCATGGCAGACGCTACGACTGGCAGACGCGGCAGGAGACCGGCACCGCCGCCGCCGGAATCCCTGTGCTGTTCCGCCCGGGACATCCCGTGCTCGTCGTGGCCGAGGACGTGGCCGTCACTCTCGCGCACCTTCCCGTGGACGTGGTGCAGCAGACCGCCGACACCGTCTACGGCACCGAGTCCCCGGTGGGCTTCACGTCCCCCGTGCCGGTCAGCACCCGGCTGGGGCAGTACTGGTCCGAGCTGGCGCGCTTCAGCGCCGGTGTGCTCGCGTCCGCGGCCTTCGACGAGCCCGTGGTGCGCGCCGACCTCACCCGCCACCTGGCCGTGGGACTGCTCGAGTGCTTCCCACTGCGCGGGGACCGCGCGGAGCGGTACCTGTCCATGGAAGCCCAGTGCCGCCGATACCGGATTGCGCTGCAGTACTTCGACGACCACGCCGCGGACCCGATCACCGTGGAGGACGCCGCCCGCGCGGCCCGGACGACCACCAAGGCCCTGGTGCGGGCCTTCCGCGCCAATCACCCGACAGGGCTGACGCCGGCCCAGTACCTGCGCCGGACCCGGATGGACGCCGCCCACCGCGAGCTGCAGGACGCGGACCCTGCTCGCGGGGACACCGTGAAGGAGATCGCCGCCCGCTGGGGCTTCGCCCATCCGGGCCGCTTCGCCCAGTACTACCGGCAGGTCTACGGGACGACGCCCAGGCACACTCTCGGCCGCTGA
- a CDS encoding MBL fold metallo-hydrolase — translation MLIERIYDEDLAQASYFIGCQRTGQALVVDPRRDIDVYRDLAAKNGMRITAVTETHIHADYLSGTRELAAGTGATMHVSGEGGEDWQYEFDAERLYDGDELRIGNIVVKAVHTPGHTPEHLSFLVTDGAFADAPGYMLTGDFVFSGDLGRPDLLDEAAGGVDTRFLGAKQMFASLKEKFLTLPDHVQVFPGHGAGSACGKALGAIPSTTVGYERLYSWWGPYLAADDEAGFVEELLEGQPDAPFYFGRMKNQNRRGPAVMGERAPLSQLDAQQVARLLAADEATFVDTRSAAEVHTGTVSGALNIPAGGSVATYAAWAVNPEADTRPLVLLADDQEAAQDFWDHLVRVGIDRVAGYVTGTAGLPRSTPQLVQPEEVESFDKAVLLDVRAASEHAAGHVPGSVQLHGGRVLWNLDRLPQQGTIVTYCQSGLRSSVVASTLRHAGYDVAELDGSYAGWSAYRDTVAAAVR, via the coding sequence ATGCTCATCGAGCGCATCTACGACGAGGACCTCGCTCAGGCCAGCTACTTCATCGGGTGCCAGCGCACCGGGCAGGCCCTGGTGGTCGATCCCCGTCGCGACATCGACGTCTACCGGGACCTGGCCGCGAAGAACGGCATGCGGATCACCGCGGTCACCGAGACCCACATCCACGCCGACTACCTCTCCGGGACCCGCGAGCTGGCCGCCGGCACCGGGGCCACCATGCACGTCTCCGGCGAGGGCGGAGAGGACTGGCAGTACGAGTTCGACGCCGAGCGCCTGTACGACGGCGACGAGCTCCGGATCGGCAACATCGTGGTGAAGGCCGTGCACACCCCGGGCCACACGCCGGAGCACCTGTCCTTCCTCGTCACCGACGGCGCCTTCGCCGACGCCCCGGGCTACATGCTCACCGGGGACTTCGTGTTCTCCGGGGACCTGGGGCGGCCCGATCTGCTGGACGAGGCCGCCGGCGGGGTGGACACCCGCTTCCTCGGGGCGAAGCAGATGTTCGCCAGCCTCAAGGAGAAGTTCCTGACCCTGCCCGACCACGTCCAGGTCTTCCCCGGGCACGGGGCCGGATCGGCCTGCGGCAAGGCCCTGGGTGCGATCCCGTCGACCACGGTGGGCTACGAGCGGCTCTACTCCTGGTGGGGTCCCTACCTGGCGGCCGACGACGAGGCGGGCTTCGTCGAGGAGCTGCTCGAGGGCCAGCCCGACGCCCCGTTCTACTTCGGGCGGATGAAGAACCAGAACCGGCGGGGCCCGGCGGTCATGGGGGAGCGGGCCCCGCTGTCCCAGCTGGACGCGCAGCAGGTCGCGCGGCTGCTCGCCGCCGACGAGGCCACCTTCGTGGACACCCGCTCCGCGGCCGAGGTGCACACCGGCACCGTGAGCGGGGCACTGAACATCCCCGCCGGCGGATCGGTGGCGACCTACGCCGCCTGGGCCGTGAACCCCGAGGCCGACACTCGTCCGCTGGTGCTGCTGGCCGACGACCAGGAGGCGGCCCAGGACTTCTGGGACCACCTGGTGCGCGTGGGCATCGACAGGGTCGCCGGCTACGTCACCGGCACGGCGGGCCTGCCGCGGTCCACCCCGCAGCTGGTCCAGCCCGAGGAGGTCGAGTCCTTCGACAAGGCCGTCCTGCTGGACGTGCGCGCCGCGAGCGAGCACGCCGCCGGGCACGTGCCCGGTTCCGTTCAGCTGCACGGGGGCCGGGTGCTGTGGAACCTGGACCGGCTGCCGCAGCAGGGCACCATCGTGACCTACTGCCAGAGCGGGCTGCGGTCCTCGGTGGTGGCCTCCACGCTCCGGCACGCCGGCTACGACGTGGCCGAGCTCGACGGTTCCTACGCCGGCTGGTCCGCCTACCGGGACACCGTGGCTGCCGCCGTGCGCTGA